A stretch of Candidatus Neomarinimicrobiota bacterium DNA encodes these proteins:
- the rpsG gene encoding 30S ribosomal protein S7 has protein sequence MPRRKKVKERDIEPDPIYGDKKVAKFINYIMRRGKMSVAQKIFYTAMDIIEMKTGQKGIEVFRKAIQNVQPVMEVKSRRIGGATYQVPVEVPEKRRFFLASKWLISFAKARKGKPMAEKLAEELIAASKGEGSAIKKRDDTHRMAEANKAFAHFR, from the coding sequence ATGCCACGAAGGAAGAAAGTTAAAGAAAGAGATATAGAACCTGATCCCATTTATGGAGACAAAAAAGTAGCAAAATTTATTAATTACATAATGCGTCGGGGTAAAATGTCTGTTGCACAGAAGATTTTCTATACTGCAATGGACATTATAGAGATGAAGACTGGCCAAAAAGGGATTGAAGTATTTAGAAAAGCAATACAAAACGTACAGCCGGTAATGGAGGTGAAATCCAGAAGAATTGGTGGTGCAACTTATCAGGTTCCCGTAGAAGTCCCAGAAAAAAGAAGATTTTTCTTGGCCTCCAAATGGCTGATATCTTTTGCCAAGGCACGTAAGGGAAAACCAATGGCTGAGAAACTAGCTGAGGAATTAATAGCTGCTTCTAAGGGCGAGGGATCTGCTATTAAGAAACGAGATGATACACATAGAATGGCAGAAGCCAATAAAGCATTTGCTCACTTTAGATAA
- a CDS encoding 30S ribosomal protein S12: MPTINQLVRRKRKKVEKKSKSPALQNNPQKRGVCVRVYTTTPKKPNSALRKVAKVRLTNGYEVIAYIPGEGHNLQEHSIVLVEGGRVKDLPGVRYHIVRGTLDCAGVSDRKNSRSRYGTKMPKK, encoded by the coding sequence ATGCCAACGATAAACCAGTTAGTAAGAAGAAAAAGGAAGAAGGTAGAGAAAAAGTCAAAATCACCGGCTTTGCAGAATAATCCTCAGAAAAGGGGGGTTTGTGTAAGAGTTTACACGACTACACCAAAAAAACCCAATTCTGCATTAAGAAAAGTTGCGAAAGTAAGATTAACAAACGGATATGAAGTTATTGCCTATATACCAGGAGAAGGACATAATCTTCAAGAGCACTCCATAGTTCTTGTTGAAGGAGGAAGAGTAAAAGACCTCCCTGGTGTTAGGTATCATATTGTGAGAGGTACACTTGATTGTGCTGGAGTGTCTGACAGGAAAAATAGTAGATCTAGGTATGGTACAAAAATGCCTAAAAAATAA